A single window of Paenibacillus sp. SYP-B4298 DNA harbors:
- a CDS encoding DUF2627 domain-containing protein: MKIIIARFIAVLLLVIPGAAATFGFLKMKDAVFAYFSGFGDESNAVMPAFAWGSFVIGLVLFLAGVGFIGGWIFFRDRKHNYVAPRFRKKKPRPPRQHQS; encoded by the coding sequence ATGAAAATAATAATCGCACGGTTTATAGCCGTCCTGCTGCTCGTTATTCCTGGAGCAGCGGCTACCTTTGGTTTTCTGAAAATGAAAGATGCCGTTTTTGCATACTTTTCTGGCTTTGGCGACGAGAGCAATGCTGTTATGCCTGCCTTTGCATGGGGATCATTCGTAATTGGACTCGTATTGTTTCTTGCCGGTGTTGGCTTTATCGGAGGATGGATCTTCTTCCGTGACCGCAAACACAACTATGTAGCCCCTCGCTTTCGCAAGAAGAAGCCTCGTCCGCCGAGGCAGCATCAGTCCTAA
- the lpdA gene encoding dihydrolipoyl dehydrogenase encodes MTIEVDMAVLGGGPGGYTAAIRASQLGKKVAIIEMGKLGGTCLHRGCIPSKALLRSAEVYHTVKEADQYGVSTSEVVLRYETVQQRKRQTVDGLYSGLQYLMRKHGIEVVQGKGRIIGPSIFSPRSGAVAVELENGEMETVVSTNLIIATGSRTRHLPGLEPDGRAILSSDEALELEELPGTMLIVGGGVIGVEWASMMNDFGVEVTMVEAAARLLPGEDADISTELERLLRKRGVRILTGVKLDASSRQYTEEGKLSISADTSDGPVLLEADKLLVSVGREANADQIGLENTDVQLNGGFIKVNAMLQTTEPHIYAIGDVIGGLQLAHVAAHEGIIAAEHACGLKPAAFSATLVPRCVYSRPEIASVGWTEHEARQQGRNVRIGKIPFSALGKARVLGEQEGFVKVIADSQTKDVLGVHMIGPHATDLIAEAALAKVLEATPWEIGQTIHPHPTLSEALSEAALAVDGESFVI; translated from the coding sequence ATGACGATTGAAGTAGATATGGCCGTATTGGGCGGCGGGCCAGGAGGATACACGGCTGCCATTCGGGCGTCACAGCTTGGGAAGAAGGTGGCGATCATTGAAATGGGCAAGCTTGGAGGCACCTGCCTCCACCGTGGCTGTATACCAAGCAAGGCACTGCTGCGCAGCGCGGAGGTGTACCACACGGTAAAGGAAGCGGATCAGTATGGCGTGAGCACAAGTGAGGTGGTGCTTCGATACGAGACGGTGCAGCAGCGGAAGCGGCAGACCGTAGACGGGCTGTATTCAGGCTTGCAGTACCTGATGCGCAAGCATGGGATCGAGGTTGTTCAGGGTAAGGGGAGAATTATCGGCCCCTCCATCTTCTCTCCGCGAAGCGGCGCGGTAGCGGTAGAGCTGGAGAATGGAGAGATGGAGACGGTAGTGTCTACAAATCTGATCATTGCTACGGGCTCAAGAACGCGTCATCTACCTGGCCTGGAACCGGATGGGCGTGCGATTCTGTCCAGTGACGAGGCACTGGAGCTGGAGGAGCTTCCGGGGACGATGCTGATTGTTGGCGGAGGAGTTATTGGAGTGGAGTGGGCCTCCATGATGAATGATTTCGGCGTCGAGGTGACGATGGTCGAAGCGGCAGCTCGCCTTCTGCCAGGGGAGGACGCGGATATTTCTACTGAACTGGAGCGATTGCTGCGCAAGCGCGGTGTGCGCATCTTGACGGGTGTCAAGCTCGACGCCTCGTCCCGACAATATACCGAAGAAGGCAAATTGTCCATTAGTGCGGATACTTCAGATGGCCCGGTATTGCTGGAGGCGGACAAGCTGCTCGTGTCTGTAGGCAGAGAAGCAAATGCCGACCAGATCGGTCTTGAAAACACCGATGTGCAGCTTAACGGAGGATTTATCAAGGTGAACGCCATGCTGCAAACGACGGAACCGCATATTTATGCGATCGGTGATGTCATCGGCGGCCTTCAGTTGGCACATGTGGCAGCTCATGAAGGGATTATTGCGGCTGAGCACGCCTGTGGCCTGAAGCCTGCGGCGTTCTCTGCGACGCTGGTGCCACGTTGCGTCTATTCCCGGCCTGAGATCGCGTCTGTCGGCTGGACGGAGCATGAAGCGCGCCAGCAAGGACGAAACGTGCGTATCGGTAAAATTCCGTTCTCTGCACTCGGCAAAGCGAGGGTGCTTGGCGAGCAGGAAGGCTTTGTGAAGGTAATTGCCGATAGCCAGACGAAGGATGTGCTGGGGGTACATATGATTGGACCGCATGCAACGGATCTCATCGCGGAGGCTGCGCTTGCCAAGGTGCTTGAGGCAACGCCGTGGGAGATTGGACAGACCATTCATCCGCATCCGACCTTGTCGGAGGCGCTTAGTGAAGCCGCCTTGGCGGTAGATGGAGAATCATTTGTCATCTAG
- a CDS encoding thiamine pyrophosphate-dependent dehydrogenase E1 component subunit alpha, which translates to MTYSGSVGQTFRHHELGLSDEQVIEMYTMMQTARAFDERCMLLQRAGKINFHVSGIGQEATQVAAAFALDRAQDYFLPYYRDYGFVLSVGMTLRELMLSVFAKAEDPNSGGRQMPGHFGSKRLRIVTGSSPVTTQVPHAVGFALAAKMKKQSFVSFVTFGDGSSNQGDFHEGCNFAGVHKLPVIFMCENNRYAISTPFSQQSAGKISDRALGYGFPGVEVDGNDVLEVYRVVKEARERAVNGEGPTLIDALTYRLSPHSTSDNDLAYRTKEEVDTYRGRDGLPHFKQYLMDCGIWSEEQDEGLRKLLREQLDDATSYGDKAPFPAPEDTLRHVYADSDGERGL; encoded by the coding sequence ATGACATATTCCGGATCGGTAGGCCAAACCTTCAGGCATCATGAGCTTGGACTTAGCGATGAGCAGGTTATAGAGATGTATACGATGATGCAGACAGCAAGGGCATTTGACGAGCGCTGTATGCTGCTTCAGCGAGCTGGCAAAATCAACTTTCACGTATCGGGTATCGGACAAGAGGCGACGCAGGTGGCTGCCGCCTTCGCTCTCGATCGTGCCCAGGATTATTTCCTGCCCTATTACCGTGACTACGGGTTCGTGTTGTCCGTAGGTATGACGCTGCGGGAATTAATGCTATCTGTATTTGCCAAGGCGGAGGATCCCAATAGCGGTGGTCGCCAGATGCCAGGTCATTTTGGCAGCAAGCGGCTGCGTATTGTTACGGGCTCCAGCCCGGTGACGACACAGGTTCCGCATGCCGTTGGTTTCGCACTTGCTGCGAAGATGAAGAAACAATCCTTTGTGTCCTTCGTGACATTCGGGGATGGATCGAGCAACCAGGGCGATTTTCATGAAGGGTGCAACTTCGCTGGTGTACACAAGCTGCCGGTAATTTTTATGTGTGAGAACAACCGATATGCGATCTCTACCCCATTCAGCCAGCAGAGCGCCGGCAAGATCAGCGATCGTGCTCTTGGTTATGGATTTCCAGGCGTAGAGGTTGACGGTAACGATGTGCTGGAGGTATATCGTGTCGTTAAGGAAGCGCGCGAACGGGCAGTTAATGGCGAAGGGCCGACCTTGATTGATGCGCTGACGTATCGCTTGTCGCCGCACTCCACCTCTGATAACGATCTGGCATACCGGACGAAGGAGGAGGTTGACACGTACCGGGGACGGGATGGTCTACCGCATTTCAAGCAATACCTGATGGATTGCGGCATCTGGAGCGAGGAGCAGGATGAGGGGCTGCGCAAGCTGCTTCGTGAACAACTGGATGATGCGACAAGCTATGGCGACAAGGCGCCATTCCCGGCTCCTGAGGATACGCTGCGCCATGTATATGCCGACTCGGATGGTGAAAGGGGACTTTAA